One stretch of Armigeres subalbatus isolate Guangzhou_Male chromosome 2, GZ_Asu_2, whole genome shotgun sequence DNA includes these proteins:
- the LOC134216543 gene encoding uncharacterized protein LOC134216543 isoform X1: MSSRFLNCCRPFDGKKCSKELRNLTESTIDKLKATGYAPMSTLNTNLRICTSCRLNVDKRAICISSVEQSAGSSKTTATEELPDVSTTTEELPEVLSAESLATVPSAKSVSTNQSEDECIQKVNIERFNEGIAGIKVTPIKWSKMDYVYYPEKKYCEINEAVRRNLFKLGPDDVENTDYDELCIAR; the protein is encoded by the exons atgagtagccgctttctcaactgttgtaggccgtttgatggaaaaaagtgttcaaaagagttacgaaatctcaccgaaagcaccatagataaactgaaagcgactggttatgctccaatgtccacattgaatacaaatttacgcatttgcacgtcctgccgtctaaacgttgacaaaagagcaatctgtatatcatcggttgagcagagcgcaggaagttcgaaaacgacagcaactgaggaattgccagatgtatcgacaacaactgaggaattaccagaagtattaagtgctgagagccttgccaccgtaccatcagcgaaatctgtttcaacaaatcaatcggaagatgagtgtatccaaaaggtcaacatcgaacgctttaacgagggcatagctgggataaaagtgactccgattaaatggagtaagatggactacgtttattacccggagaaaaaatactgtgaaataaacgaagctgtacgaagaaacctcttcaaattaggacctgatgatgtggaaaatacagactacgatgag ctttgtattgcaagatga
- the LOC134216543 gene encoding uncharacterized protein LOC134216543 isoform X2, giving the protein MSSRFLNCCRPFDGKKCSKELRNLTESTIDKLKATGYAPMSTLNTNLRICTSCRLNVDKRAICISSVEQSAGSSKTTATEELPDVSTTTEELPEVLSAESLATVPSAKSVSTNQSEDECIQKVNIERFNEGIAGIKVTPIKWSKMDYVYYPEKKYCEINEAVRRNLFKLGPDDVENTDYDEI; this is encoded by the coding sequence atgagtagccgctttctcaactgttgtaggccgtttgatggaaaaaagtgttcaaaagagttacgaaatctcaccgaaagcaccatagataaactgaaagcgactggttatgctccaatgtccacattgaatacaaatttacgcatttgcacgtcctgccgtctaaacgttgacaaaagagcaatctgtatatcatcggttgagcagagcgcaggaagttcgaaaacgacagcaactgaggaattgccagatgtatcgacaacaactgaggaattaccagaagtattaagtgctgagagccttgccaccgtaccatcagcgaaatctgtttcaacaaatcaatcggaagatgagtgtatccaaaaggtcaacatcgaacgctttaacgagggcatagctgggataaaagtgactccgattaaatggagtaagatggactacgtttattacccggagaaaaaatactgtgaaataaacgaagctgtacgaagaaacctcttcaaattaggacctgatgatgtggaaaatacagactacgatgag